The Thermanaerothrix sp. genomic sequence CCGGCGTTCCGCCGATGAACTGCACTATGGCCGGCGCCGCCGCCAGGGCGAACCCGCCTACCCCCAAGGTCTCCATTATGGCGCTGTCCCCGATGTCCCGGTTCACGTCGTCCTTGGTGTAACCGGGGAACAGCAGCACGTCCGGCAGCGCCGCCTCGCAGGTGAACCAACGCTTCCCAAGCCCCGACACCTGGATCCCCATCTCGGTGCCGTTCCGGGCCATCACGGTCACCAGCGACGAACCCTCCACCTCATGGGCCGCCTCGGTGCTGGCCTTGGCCGCCGCCATGGCTATGTTGAGGAAGAAGTGGTCGTTCTTGTCTATAAACCTCACCACCTCCGCCAGGTCCCGGCAGTTGGGGGCCGCCTCGATCATGAAGGGCATGACCGCCCTT encodes the following:
- a CDS encoding DUF1116 domain-containing protein; this encodes VQGGIDVKNIIAQALHMGDEMHNRNKAGTSLFLRAVMPFMIEAAPNCRDLAEVVRFIDKNDHFFLNIAMAAAKASTEAAHEVEGSSLVTVMARNGTEMGIQVSGLGKRWFTCEAALPDVLLFPGYTKDDVNRDIGDSAIMETLGVGGFALAAAPAIVQFIGGTPEDAAKYTLEMYEITLGENNVYSIPSLNFRGTPTGIDILKVAETGITPVLDTGAAHKEPGRGQVGAGIVRMPSEAFIKAAEAFVEKYGE